One window of Triplophysa rosa linkage group LG8, Trosa_1v2, whole genome shotgun sequence genomic DNA carries:
- the LOC130557640 gene encoding ictacalcin-like, which translates to MSQIQKAMALMISCFHKHSGKEGDKTTLTKAELKDLLNAELGDVLGKADDKAAIDKIFKDLDADGSGSVDFQEYATLVACITMICNEQLGKK; encoded by the exons ATGTCTCAAATTCAGAAAGCCATGGCACTGATGATTTCCTGCTTTCATAAACACTCTGGAAAGGAGGGAGACAAGACCACTCTGACCAAAGCCGAGCTCAAGGACCTGCTCAATGCAGAGCTGGGTGATGTCTTGGGG AAAGCAGATGACAAGGCAGCTATCGACAAGATCTTTAAGGATCTGGATGCAGATGGTAGTGGCAGTGTGGACTTTCAGGAGTATGCCACTTTGGTCGCCTGCATTACTATGATTTGTAATGAGCAGTTGGGTAAAAAGTGA
- the decr1 gene encoding 2,4-dienoyl-CoA reductase, mitochondrial isoform X1: protein MILTSLLCLQGCFELFKKISFDVMVLLRGLNRFLTPVKFVTPARLFGNGTDTLYQSSSSPAGFFPASEGVMLPPGTFQNKVAFITGGGTGLGRGMTANLSALGAQCVIASRKLDVLKKTADEISQQTGNKVHAIQCDVRDPASVEAAVNQLVNDVGLPDVVINNAAGNFISPSEKLSPNAWKTITDIVLNGTAYITLEVGKRLIKAEKGAAFLAITTIYAESGSGFVVPSAAAKSGVETLCKSLAAEWGRHGMRFNVIQPGPIKTKGAFSRLDPTGMFEKSVMDRIPTGRLGTPGEISNLAAYLCSDYASWVSGAVIRMDGGEYVSMAGEFNDLKKVILTQSITCVEQGVMITSSVYLDFIWQVTKEQWAMMEAMIRSTKGS from the exons ATGATTCTGACTTCACTACTTTGTCTGCAGGGTTGTTTTGAACTCTTTAAAAAGATTTCTTTTGACGTCATGGTGCTTTTGAGAGGGCTAAATAGATTTTTAACCCCGGTTAAGTTTGTCACTCCAGCACGG TTATTTGGAAATGGGACAGACACTTTATACCAGAGCAGTTCCTCTCCAGCTGGATTCTTTCCAGCGTCTGAAGGTGTTATGCTTCCTCCAGGGACCTTTCAAAACAAGGTGGCCTTCATCACAGGAGGGGGCACTGGACTCGGGCGAGGCATGACCGCCAATCTCTCTGCTCTGGGGGCACAATGTGTGATAGCCAGCAG AAAACttgatgttttgaagaaaacCGCTGATGAAATTTCACAGCAGACTGGAAACAAG GTTCATGCTATCCAGTGTGATGTGAGAGATCCAGCTTCAGTGGAGGCTGCTGTCAACCAGCTTGTCAATGATGTCGGTCTACCTGAT GTGGTGATAAACAATGCTGCTGGAAACTTCATCAGCCCCTCAGAGAAGCTTTCACCTAATGCCTGGAAAACCATTACTGACATTGTCCTGAACGGCACGGCCTACATCACACTGGAGGTTGGGAAACGTCTCATTAAAGCTGAGAAAG GTGCTGCCTTTTTGGCCATCACCACAATCTACGCTGAGAGCGGCTCTGGGTTTGTCGTGCCAAGCGCCGCGGCTAAATCTGGAGTAGAAACGCTGTGCAA GTCTCTTGCAGCAGAGTGGGGCAGACACGGTATGAGATTCAATGTCATTCAGCCCGGACCAATCAAAACCAAG GGTGCTTTTAGCAGACTGGATCCCACGGGCATGTTCGAGAAGTCTGTGATGGATAGGATACCCACGGGTCGTTTAGGCACTCCAGGCGAGATCTCCAACCTCGCCGCCTACCTCTGCAGCGATTATGCCAGCTGGGTGTCAGGCGCG GTCATCAGAATGGATGGAGGTGAATACGTCTCCATGGCTGGAGAGTTCAATGATCTGAAGAAGGTGATTTTAACTCAGTCCATCACATGTGTAGAGCAGGGAGTAATGATTACTTCATCTGTTTACCTTGATTTTATTTGGCAGGTCACAAAAGAGCAGTGGGCCATGATGGAGGCAATGATCAGAAGCACAAAAGGATCTTAA
- the decr1 gene encoding 2,4-dienoyl-CoA reductase, mitochondrial isoform X2: protein MILTSLLCLQGCFELFKKISFDVMVLLRGLNRFLTPVKFVTPARLFGNGTDTLYQSSSSPAGFFPASEGVMLPPGTFQNKVAFITGGGTGLGRGMTANLSALGAQCVIASRKLDVLKKTADEISQQTGNKVHAIQCDVRDPASVEAAVNQLVNDVGLPDVVINNAAGNFISPSEKLSPNAWKTITDIVLNGTAYITLEVGKRLIKAEKGAAFLAITTIYAESGSGFVVPSAAAKSGVETLCKSLAAEWGRHGMRFNVIQPGPIKTKGAFSRLDPTGMFEKSVMDRIPTGRLGTPGEISNLAAYLCSDYASWVSGAVIRMDGGEYVSMAGEFNDLKKVTKEQWAMMEAMIRSTKGS, encoded by the exons ATGATTCTGACTTCACTACTTTGTCTGCAGGGTTGTTTTGAACTCTTTAAAAAGATTTCTTTTGACGTCATGGTGCTTTTGAGAGGGCTAAATAGATTTTTAACCCCGGTTAAGTTTGTCACTCCAGCACGG TTATTTGGAAATGGGACAGACACTTTATACCAGAGCAGTTCCTCTCCAGCTGGATTCTTTCCAGCGTCTGAAGGTGTTATGCTTCCTCCAGGGACCTTTCAAAACAAGGTGGCCTTCATCACAGGAGGGGGCACTGGACTCGGGCGAGGCATGACCGCCAATCTCTCTGCTCTGGGGGCACAATGTGTGATAGCCAGCAG AAAACttgatgttttgaagaaaacCGCTGATGAAATTTCACAGCAGACTGGAAACAAG GTTCATGCTATCCAGTGTGATGTGAGAGATCCAGCTTCAGTGGAGGCTGCTGTCAACCAGCTTGTCAATGATGTCGGTCTACCTGAT GTGGTGATAAACAATGCTGCTGGAAACTTCATCAGCCCCTCAGAGAAGCTTTCACCTAATGCCTGGAAAACCATTACTGACATTGTCCTGAACGGCACGGCCTACATCACACTGGAGGTTGGGAAACGTCTCATTAAAGCTGAGAAAG GTGCTGCCTTTTTGGCCATCACCACAATCTACGCTGAGAGCGGCTCTGGGTTTGTCGTGCCAAGCGCCGCGGCTAAATCTGGAGTAGAAACGCTGTGCAA GTCTCTTGCAGCAGAGTGGGGCAGACACGGTATGAGATTCAATGTCATTCAGCCCGGACCAATCAAAACCAAG GGTGCTTTTAGCAGACTGGATCCCACGGGCATGTTCGAGAAGTCTGTGATGGATAGGATACCCACGGGTCGTTTAGGCACTCCAGGCGAGATCTCCAACCTCGCCGCCTACCTCTGCAGCGATTATGCCAGCTGGGTGTCAGGCGCG GTCATCAGAATGGATGGAGGTGAATACGTCTCCATGGCTGGAGAGTTCAATGATCTGAAGAAG GTCACAAAAGAGCAGTGGGCCATGATGGAGGCAATGATCAGAAGCACAAAAGGATCTTAA
- the calb1 gene encoding calbindin, with translation MANAYLQGVEISASQFLDIFHHYDNDGNGYIEGKELQNFIKELQQARKQAGLELTDKMKAFVEKYEQNADGKIGIIELVQILPTEENFLLFFRQQLKSCAEFMKAWRNYDADHSGYIEADELKNFLKDLLQRAKKPYDEKKLEEYTQTTLKIFDSNRDGKLCLSEMARLLPDQENFLLKFQGVKMARKEFNKIFEFYDQDRNGYMDENELDALLKDLCEKNSKMLEVKKIPTYKTAIMALSDGGKLYRTELALVLCTEAM, from the exons ATGGCAAACGCTTACCTTCAAGGAGTAGAGATCTCCGCATCTCAGTTCCTGGATATATTTCATCATTACGACAACGATG GTAATGGATATATCGAGGGGAAGGAGTTGCAGAATTTTATCAAAGAACTACAACAAGCACGAAAACAAGCAGGACTG GAACTAACAGACAAAATGAAAGCCTTCGTGGAGAAATATGAACAGAATGCAGATGGGAAAATAGGTATCATTGAG TTGGTACAAATATTACCCACAGAGGAAAACTTTTTGCTATTTTTCAGACAGCAGTTAAAGTCCTGTGCAGAATTTATGAAG GCCTGGAGAAATTATGATGCTGATCACAGCGGATACATTGAAGCTGATGAACTTAAG aactttttgaaagatttactTCAGAGGGCCAAAAAACCATATGACGAGAAGAAATTAGAGGAATACACACAGACTACG CTTAAAATCTTCGATTCGAATAGAGACGGGAAATTATGTCTGTCAGAAATGGCGAG GCTGTTACCAGACCAGGAGAACTTTCTACTAAAATTTCAG GGTGTAAAAATGGCCAGAAAAGAGTTCAACAAGATTTTTGAGTTCTATGATCAG GACAGGAATGGTTACATGGATGAAAATGAGCTTGACGCCCTCCTCAAAGATCTTTGTGAGAAAAACAGCAAG ATGctagaagtaaaaaaaatcccgaCATATAAAACCGCCATCATGGCTCTGTCTGATGGGGGAAAGCTCTACAGAACAGAGTTAGCGCTCGTGTTGTGCACAGAGGCGATGTGA